Part of the Anopheles coluzzii chromosome 3, AcolN3, whole genome shotgun sequence genome is shown below.
GTTACGAGTGTCTTGGTAGAAAACCCCAATTTATCATTCTACGCATCCTAAAAGTAATGTGGAAAGGACTCAAAAGTAAATAGTATTGTGCCCACCTGCTTTTTATTATCTCTCCAaccacttcttcttcttcttctatttggcgtaacgtcctacgcggacatgccggcctatacaggttttcgagacttaattcattaccacgcagccggatagtcaatccttgctacggggggactgTCCATTCTGGggttgaacccatgacgggcatgttattgagtcgttcgagatGATGTAccactgtaccacgggaccgcccctacCAACTACTTATCTAGGTCGAATAAATCCAAAACGGTTTAAATAGTGATACAATGATGTGGATCAAGCATTTAACCTGGTGGTCAAATATTGTAAATTTGAGAAAACTTGATACAAATTACCCGTCATCTTAACGTACATTTAGTAAGGTATATTATCATGTTGTATATGTCATGTTGTACACCAATGATAAGAATACTGCATTCCTTAATCATTTGCTCAAAAATTATGCTCAATAGCTGTCTTTGAATTGCGTTaacttttaaataatttatgtttatgcAATTTACTTGTCAACGGGGAACATATATTTTGTTTGTCCTTATCGTATCCAATATCTCAttttcaatcctaaaattcGAAACAACATGTTTAGTAGTTAACTTTGGACAGTTGAGAATAATGCTCCTTTGCTGTCTTCATTTCAGAATCTATGGATAATCCATACTATATAGGGtttttgatcgtatcccatagatttttggttcgttcccataatttattggtattttccgattggatatcaatacggATATCAATGGTGATATGGGAAACGGCCAAATAATCGTGggaacacaccaaacaaatgggaacccaccaaaaattaaTGTGAATAAACTAATAAATCGTGAGCAACCCTTTAAGTTATaaaaaaattttaaattttctgcTGCTTATTAATAAATTAGGATAATAAGTTCCTTCAGTTTTACAAATTTGGTTCAAGCATCATTGATTTATAGATTTCAGTTTTACCTAAAAAAGTGCTATATAGATTTTAGTTTTACCTAATTGCTTTTTACCTAAAAAAGTTAACAATTTGGGTGACTTTACACATTTGAACTACATTTAAGTATCCACTTTCAAGTCGATATTTTGTAAGAACGAAGAAGTCGATCAGTTTTCAAACTCTGATCATGATCCCTAAACCACTTAGTGATTAAAGGACTGTTCTTTTCTTTAAACATTCCATCTAAACTATtaggaactatttcattgaaTCAAAATAATCAATCTTTGCGGAAATCAAATGCTTGTTGCGAGATTTCGTTTTGATTTCAGCCAACACTCCTCATCAGACACTCCAATTGAGCGATTTGGTCCAACACATGATCTCATAGACGCATCACAGTTCACAATCTCCGGAGCACCAAACACGGCATCCCCGGCGATCTCCCATCCACCATCAGTCCGAAAACGGAAATATCGATAGGATGTCCCTGGTGTGCCGTGCTTTCGTTCGCAAAGATTCATTCCCATTCCGTGTCCCACAAGCGGTTCCACAGATCGTGTTTGTCCGATTTTAGCAATCACACAGAAGTTTCCTTTTCCGTCCGAAAATGGCCCAAAAATACGGCGACAAATCTTGTCCGGCCCGACAAGTTggcgtgtgtttgtctgtaTTTTGTATCGAACTGCCTGTCGCGTGGGTGACGGCCTAAAAGAGTGCCTTACATTGCGATGGCGTAGGACGGAATCGGTCGCTGCCTGGGGGCTGCGAAGGGGAAGGAAGCTGCGAAGGCGGGATTGAATGGTTTGGATACGTTACTActtcttttacttcctctTTATCGCTGTCTCTCTCGCGCTTACATTTCTTGGAACCCGTTGGGAGGTGGTAATGTAGTCGATGTCGCCTTCGCACCGGTGACTCGGTGACACGGAGGTGCTGTGTAACCCGATgcaacacactcacgcacCGCACCTTGGCAGCTTTGGGTTGGTGAATCACGCCGGTTTTGTGTTTCTAAATTTggtattctctctctctgtgatgtgatgggtggaaaattcatcgaaaaagggaaattaaaaAGGGCAACATTCGGTGGATGTTTCCGCAGCATCGCGACGTGTTTTAGAACCTTACGGCCACATCCGAAACACAATATATCCCCTCTGCCTGTCCGCCGCCGACGAGAATGCACGCGCCGGGCCGGGATGTTGACGCAACGGAACTAAAAATAGAGCCATTGTTCTTGAAGTTCTTCGCGCATTCCAACGTGCTGCCGTGCTGCCGGCCACTTAAGTGAGAGTGGTCTATCGCTAAGACCGGCGATCACTTCCGTTCCGACGGGATGGGATCTTCTTTCCCGCCGTTTTGCGGGATGCCCTTTGCCGGGAACCGCAATGGGTAAGCAGATCAGATCGATTGCCCGCCGCGGGGTGCGCCGACTTTCGCAACGTACACGCAGCACGGTacgcacacacgtacgcatCGCAGCCCCGGTGGGCTTCATGTTCGGTGCGCGTCATCATACGCGTCGTGGCCGCAAACCGTCGACACACACGTAGGCGTCGCGGGAACACCGCTGCTTCACCGCGACGGCCTTTTCATAATATTTAATTCATGGAGTGAACCGGCGCCGAACTCAGTTCCATCCCGTCCGTCGGCCAGTAAACAAGTGATCTCCTCTACTGCTCCGTGTCCGCGCTCGAAACTGTCCAAGGGCTACCGTgtatgtgcgcgtgtgtgtgcgtgtgtgtatgctggCGTAAACCAGTGCTTAAAACAACATACCGAACCGGCTTCTTCTCGTGCGCGCAGGCGTAAGCGCAccaactctctttctctcgcgcaCGTTATCTCGCGCTCAGCGCAAAACAAGGTGTACAGAGAAAGGGCACGAGGTAAAAGGCATCCCCAACCCCCCGACCGACCGTGGGGAGATTCGTgtgactgtgtgcgtgtgtgtgtgagtgagcggCGGGGTTGTTTCGTTCGCTCAAAAACGCTGCCCTGCATCACGGCACTGTTCAGTTCGTTCGTGCATTCCGGTCCCAGTGCTGCTAGTAGTGTGAccctgtgctgctgctgtctctCTGTTACCCCACTTTGTGCACGGTGTGATCCGACATATCCCCTCCGCACCAACCAAGCACAACGTGATTACCTCATCGCGCATCCGCAAAGTGTGTCAACGCATGGCCGCGCGCAGATGGTTGGAAAAGTGATTCTAGCGCGCTAACTGGCCACGGTTAGTGATAACGGGTGCCATCACGCTATCAGTGCAGTGCAAAAGTGTCGTACAGTGGTGAAAGATAactgaaaaaaacacacccacgCCACAGGGTAATTGAATAATAAGTACGTTAAACGGTAGTGATATTGGTGTGCAATAAGTGATAAAAGTAGAACGCAAAGTGTATCCCGATAAACATGGGGTTGAATAACCGCGACAAGCAGGCAAAGCTGAAAACTCAGAGCCTGCTAGACTCCGAGCGAGCCGGACAGCAAACGGTGACGACGGTAACGGTGGATCATGGTACGGTCGCGATGCCACTGGAGTCGATGGCAACCGTCAGCTCATCGACGGCGAACAACAGCAGTTCGTTCCAGCAGTCGTCATCGCCGTCCTCCTCGACGACCTCGAAGGTCCAGTCCAGTGCAGTGGAAAGTACAGTGCAGCGCAAGTCCTCCGATGGGCGCGTGATCAGTGAAGTGCGTGAGCAAGGCTCCAAGAAGGATGGGCCAAAGTTCAGCACCGTCAGCAGCATGCGCAGTGAGGCTAACCGGGCCAAACAGATCGATAGCTTCATCGAGGAGATACATCACATCGCGAGTGATACGATCGGCTCGACCGCACTGATCGGTGCCCCGGCCGGTATGGAGCTGCCCGCCGGGACGGTCACACAGAAAACGGTGCTGCTCAGTGGTGGTGAAAGTGCGCGCAAGCAATCGTACGTCAGTGAGAGTGTTGGCGGTGGTCATACCACCCTCCAGTCCAGTGTGTCCGGTGATGCTAGTCAGCAGGTGATATCGACCATCGGGCCGAGCAAGATCGAGATCTCGAAAATGGCCCTTGACAGCAGTGCCGTGTCGAGCAGTAGCACCAGCAAAGTCATGCAAAGTAGCAGCAGTGCCATAACGaagcaagagcagcagcaatcatcatcattgtcatCTTCATCGCAGAGTGCGATGCATAGTGAGAAAAATGTGTCCGAATCTAGTGCAATCTCCAGTTCACACAAGTCTGAGTCGAAGCAGAGCAAAAGCTCCCACACgacctcgtcgtcgtcgtcgtcgtcgagcACCAGCAAACTGATGTCGAGTGCTCAAAGCAAGGCTCAGTCTGTGTCGGAAACATTCCAATCGTCCGCACATGGTACGAGCGACAGTGCACAGTCCGGACGACAGACGGATACGCTGTCGATGAACGGTGGTAGACAGTCGCTGTCCACAGTACAGTCATCACACCTGCCGGACCATTCCACGTACGATCAGAAATCATTCCAGCTGGTGGATGGAGATGGCAAGACCCGCCAGCAGCATGACAGCCAGAGCTACTCGATGGCACAGAGTCAAGCGCCGACCACGAAAATCGTGTACGATTCGGCGGGTAATCAGATCACGAGCACTTCCTCCTCGTACCAAGCCGCGCAGGGCTACAGTACCTCCTCGTTCCAGACGGAGTTCTCCGACGGAGTCGATTTGTCGAAGTCGGCCAAGGACAGTTCCGCTGGAACGGCCAAGCTTCGCCAGACGGCGAACAACCAGAATCAAGTGCTGTACGATACAGCGGGCAACCGGATCACGACCACCGGCTCCTCATCGTATCAAGCGGCGCAAGGTTACAGTTCCTCGTCCTTCCAGAGCTCCGAAGCGATGGACTCAAAGTCATCGAAGGACTACATGTCCTCTACCAGTACATCCACGAAGCAGAGTCACAATGTGTCCACTTCCAAGGGTATGACGTCCAGCAGCGCAAAGGACTCTATCATCGACTCAACCACACTGGACAACTACTCGGTGCAGTTGCACGATTCGTCCACCGGTCAGCAACACTCCAACAATATGCTCATGAAAACGGAGTCGGCCCACACCGTGGCCAGCCTTTCGTCGGCACACGACGCACTGGCCAGTACGATCCAGAGCACGCAGCTCATTACGGAATCGGCGAGCGAGGCGCAGCAGCGCCAGCAACACTCCGAGTCGACCAAAACGTACGAAACGTCCTCGCACTATGCGCAGATGGACGAGGAAAGCCGTTCCCGGCGCAAGACGTCCGAGTATCGCGAGCAGCGCGAATCGAATGCCGCCATCCTGAAGCGCAAGATCTACGACGAGCACGGGCGGCGGCTGAACTTGATCGATGAGAAAATTGTGCCGAAAGACATCGTGACGGCGGACCTGCAGGACGACGTGACGAACGTGACCAAAACGTCGTTCGAGGCGAAACTGTTCAACCCGAAGCTGAAGCGATGGGAGCTGGTCGACCAGAAGACGATACTGGAGAAGGACATTACCACCGACATACCGGTGGAGATCGTCCAGGAGCTGGAGGTGGAGCGTCCCGAGCTGGCCAACATCACCACGACGATTCAGATGACGAAGGTTAGTGTTGCTACGCATTGCGGTTGGGTTCTGAAGGTGCTTTTGAACATCACAACTAACATTAATCCCTTAATGTGCTTGTATGTGTAGGTATACGATGCCAAGACCAAGCAGTGGAAAACGATCGATCAGAAGAAGCACATCGATGTGCTGGAAAAGATCACCTTCCTGGAGGAAAGCTCCGGACGCTCGGAGCTGGACGAGTCGGAGCGAACGAAAAACATGAAATCCATGGACATGGTGGTAGGTCTCGATGAAACAAGACACATCTAGATCATTTTAAAAGCTGCATTTTGTACTCGCATTTGTTCTTTCACAGGACCGTGTGACAATCAAGGAGGTGAGCGATCTAAGCGATCAGAAACGAAACCAGATCAACAAAACGTCCAAACGCACAGACCAACAAACCATCCAGGAGCAGTGCATCTGCGAAATCTGTACCTGCGGGTAAGTGTAACAATGAGTGGGGCGACCTCCCTGATGCCCACGTTTTTCTGTCCTCTTATTGGTCTCACGTCTGGCATTCAAACACCCACCAGCGGCATGGGGTACGTTGCATGTCCTTCAAAAGCGTTCAACGCGATCGGAAGAGGAAACTGCAGCGCACAGACGGCGATGCTCGTCCCCCTACTTGGTCGGAATTAATAGCTCCCACTGGTTCACTTCTCCCAATTCCTCCATGTCTCAttcattcccccccccccctcccctgaCCACTTGCCCCCAATCAATGCCGACGACCGTGTGTAAACCTTAAATGGTCAATTGGCAAGATCGCCGTGCTGAGCGTGTTTGCGGTTCGTTTGGTCGCCGTCGTTTCAATTTATGCTCATTTACAATCAACCTACGCGCCTTGCCCGCGATGACATCATCGCGGGTGCTTTGCCACGATTGAGCCCGAGATGCGAGATAGtggtgttgctggtggtggtagttgtgcgATCATCATCGGCAGCGCCCGCTGTCAGCAATGTTGggtgttatttatttagtttgttttggtttgcctCTTGCCACGGATGCTTTCAGCTGTGAGCTCTTTTGATTCTTCTCTTCACACTTCTTCATTGTGTGGCGATTCCCTTTATGTACAGGGTTTCTTATGTATTTTTGACTTTTTGTGATTACAACAAAGCGATGAAATAGGGGtagttgtattttttatttttctaagtaaaatacaaaaacaagaaacatgatgtataaaaaataatttatttcgtCGAGTATTTTTAAACTCATATTTTTATGTATTGGACCAATTTTTCTTGGTCAAAGGCTTTTTTAACGACACCACAATTCTCATGTGCCTCTCAAATATAATCAAAAAGCTTTTATCAAGAGAAACTAGTTCACTTAACCCATACCGGTCATGGAATTGATCCCAATCTCATAAAGGTTTTAGTATTGGTTCCGGAACCATATTTGTCTTGAAACTGTTTTTAAACGTATAACATTCCTGTCCTTGAACTAATCTTATAAAATATTACCCCTGAAACTGATCATGAATCTAAACCTATCCTGAATTTAACTAAGCACTCCCACTGTCTCTAGAGTTGATCCTAACACCATGTCGTTTCCCAAATTAATCTCCAACTAAATCGAATCAATACCGATCCTGGTATGATTCCGGGCACCATTTACACTTCAATGGTTTGATggcggggggggaggggtgctCAGAATCCCTGTACTGGGTCCATATACTTTATGAGTCCCTTCATCCATGGGGCCCCTATATAGCACAGAAGCTCCTGCTGAGAGTACTGTACACATTGTTCTATATGCTGGAATTACCATACACTGGGCCCCTACATTGACGGGGtcccccgcggccgctcagtccgcgcaccgttaaatccgccactgggtTTAGGTACTTAGgcgaaagcggggcaaaatgggcatgtggggcaaaatgggcaccctctatttaagcattttttgactacaaagatactttgcaatgctcaaaatgtattcattagagtgttctattaacaccatgtaagtttcataacccttacataacaaataacgaagaaaaatgcaaaataaggtttagtagcatattgatgtaatttttgccacttcgaaaataagcttaaaccagtgtcacagggatgcgttgaagttttacacGATATGTTTTTagagatatgatatttctatacaatttgtctgaagaaagcaaggcgattgaatgcgtatttttactaatataacaaaaattacaaaaatgcttcacgtggggcaaaatggacagttacacttggggcaaaatgggcagatgcttttgacacAGCTTCTAAAGATTCGaatttgtagatttaaacgtgtaaaaactgttgtaattttgataacatatttttgtaagaattttaagggcttttctgaccagcaaaacaaaagatagaacgaaaatacatttcacgaaacgtgcgcaaaagcatagaccattacctaagcgcagttgttgtggcccattttgccccagtgtGTTGACGTTTCACACTTTGTTTACatgtgcccattttgccccagggctatgcccattttactaTTTTGTCAAAAAAGCTTCTCGAAAAACATCAACTtgtattttacattattttaatgtttttaagttgttttcattctacgtggcaattttaatccatagataaatggtggagacatacaataatgaaagagaTCATTTAGCCCCGCTTTCTCCTACGTGAGTAACTGATTCCGCTACCATATTTGTCAATGAAACATTTCCGGCATCTGTTTTAAATATTCAGCGCAGTTTTCCGATTAATTAGCCAGCACATAACttactattttttaaaaattataaattaattgTGTATATCCTTTTATGAACTTCACATTTCAGACGGCATAACTGCTACAACTGTGGAGGAGGTACTGCAACGACACAAACTAAATCCTCAAAATATACTGCCACGAGCAATTCGGAAAATGTTTACCATCAAGGTAAATTTAATCCAGATATAAACTGTATGTGCactataattatttttattattttcttcttttagaAAATTTCACATCAGAGCTCAGTGCGCAAGCAACGTCGGGAAGACGAGGAACATGGACAATAGAAGATGCAGAAGATCATCTGAATCGAAGGGAATCGTACACGATTGAACATAGCAGCACCGCAAACGAAACATCGGAACGCAGACTCACGTGGACGAAGGATGATTTGGAAAAGGTTGATGTCACGAAGCTTAAAGCTGACTACATGCGACCAAAACCAATCAAGCATGAAGATAATCTCAAGCCCGAAGGAGCATTTACGGTGCCGGAACGAGCAGGATACACCCCAGGGGAGCGTGTCAAGCCGATAAAACCCGATGACAACCTTCGTCCAGAGGGCGAGTTCTCTACTCCAGAGAAGCTTCAGTACAGACCGGCCGAGCGTCCAAAGCAGGTTCGACCTGAGGATAACCTCAGACCGGAAGGAGACTTCGAGAAACCTGAGAAGCCTCAATACAGACCGGCCGAGCGTCCGAAACAGATCAAACCTGAGGATAACCTGCGTACTGAGGGAGAGTTCCAGGCTCCTGAGCGTCCAGAGTATCGTCCTGGAGAGCGACCGAAGCCTGTGCGTCACGATGATAATCTTCGTCCCGAGGGAGACTTCGAGCGTCCCGAGAAATCACCATTCCGACCAGCCGAGCGACCGAAGCAGGTTCGTCCTGAGGACAATCTTCGTCCAGAGGGCGATTTCTCTACTCCAGAGAAGCTTCAGTACAGACCGGCCGAGCGTCCAAAGCAGGTTCGACCTGAGGATAACCTCAGACCGGAAGGAGAGTTCGAGAAACCTGAGAAGCCTCAATACAGACCGGCCGAGCGTCCGAAACAGATCAAACCTGAGGATAACCTGCGTACTGAGGGAGAGTTCCAGGCTCCTGAGCGTCCAGAGTATCGTCCTGGAGAAAGACCGAAGCCTGTGCGTCACGATGATAATCTTCGTCCCGAGGGAGACTTCGAGCGTCCCGAGAAATCACCATTCCGACCAGCCGAGCGACCGAAGCAGGTTCGTCCTGAGGACAATCTTCGTCCAGAGGGCGATTTCTCTACTCCAGAGAAGCCTCAGTACAGACCGGCCGAGCGACCGAAGCAGATTCGACCTGAGGATAACCTCAGACCGGAAGGAGAGTTCGAGAAGCCTGAGAAGCCTCAGTACAGACCGGCCGAGCGTCCGAAGCAGATCAAACCTGAAGATAACCTGCGTACTGAGGGAGAGTTCCAGGCTCCTGAGCGTCCAGAGTATCGTCCTGGAGAGCGTCCGAAGCCTGTGCGTCACGATGATAATCTTCGTCCCGAGGGAGACTTCGAGCGTCCCGAGAAATCTCCATTCCGACCAGCCGAGCGACCGAAGCAGGTTCGTCCTGAGGACAATCTTCGTCCAGAGGGCGAGTTCTCTACTCCAGAGAAGCCTCAGTATAGACCGGCCGAGCGTCCGAAGCAGGTTCGACCTGAGGATAACCTCAGACCGGAAGGAGAGTTCGAGAAGCCTGAGAAGCCTCAGTACAGACCGGCCGAGCGTCCGAAGCAGATTAAACCTGAGGATAACCTGCGCACTGAGGGAGAGTTCCAGGCTCCTGAGCGTCCAGAGTATCGTCCTGGAGAGCGACCGAAGCCTGTGCGTCACGATGATAATCTTCGTCCCGAGGGAGACTTCGAGCGTCCCGAGAAATCACCATTCCGACCAGCCGAGCGACCGAAGCAGGTTCGTCCTGAGGACAATCTTCGTCCAGAAGGCGATTTCTCTACTCCAGAGAAGCCTCAGTACAGACCGGCCGAGCGTCCAAAACAGGTTCGTCCTCAAGATAACCTCAAGCCCGAAGGTGATTTCGAACGACCTCAGCCTACGATTGTAGGAAAGGCCGAGAGAGCTCAGATTGTTCGTCACGAGGACAATCTGTATATGGAAGGCAACTTCGAACGTACTGAGAAAACGGTTTACATATCTGGCGAGCGACCGAAGCCCATAAGACCTGATGATAATCTTCGTCCTGAGGGAGACTTCGAGCGCCCCGAGAAATCACCATTCCGACCAGCCGAGCGACCGAAGCAGGTTCGTCCTGAGGACAATCTTCGTCCAGAGGGCGAGTTCTCTACTCCAGAGAAGCCTCAGTACAGACCGGCCGAGCGTCCGAAGCAGATTCGACCTGAGGATAACCTCAGACCGGAAGGAGAGTTCGAGAAGCCTGAGAAGCCTCAGTACAGACCGGCCGAGCGTCCGAAGCAGATCAAACCTGAAGATAACCTGCATACTGAAGGAGAGTTCCAGACTCCTGAGCGTCCAGAGTATCGTCCTGGAGAGCGACCGAAGCCCATAAGACCTGATGATAATCTTCGTCCTGAAGGAGACTTCGAGCGTCCCGAGAAATCTCCATTCCGACCAGCCGAGCGACCGAAGCAGGTTCGTCCTGAAGACAACCTTCGTCCCGAGGGCGAGTTCTCTACTCCAGAGAAGCCTCAGTACAAATCGGCCGAGCGACCGAAGCAGGTTCGTCCTCAAGATAACCTCAGACCGGAAGGAGAGTTCGAGAAGCCTGAGAAGCCTCAGTACAGACCGGCCGAGCGTCCGAAGCAGATCAAACCTGAGGATAATCTGCGCACTGAGGGTGAGTTCCAGACTCCTGAGCGTCCAGAGTATCGTCCTGGAGAGCGACCGAAGCCTGTGCGTCACGATGATAATCTTCGTCCCGAGGGAGACTTCGAGCGTCCCGAAAAATCTCCATTCCGACCAGCCGAGCGACCGAAGCAGGTTCGTCCTGAAGACAATCTTCGTCCAGAGGGCGAGTTCTCTACTCCAGAGAAGCCTCAGTATAGACCGGCCGAGCGTCCGAAGCAGGTTCGTCCTCAAGATAACCTCAAGCCCGAAGGTGATTTCGAACGACCTCAGCCTACGATTGTAGGAAAGGCCGAGAGAGCTCAGATTGTTCGTCACGAGGGCAATCTGTATATGGAAGGCAACTTCGAACGTACTGAGAAAACGGTTTACATATCTGGCGAGCGACCGAAGCCCATAAGACCTGATGATAATCTTCGTCCCGAGGGAGACTTCGAGCGTCCCGAGAAATCTCCATTCCGACCAGCCGAGCGACCGAAGCAGGTTCGTCCTGAGGACAATCTTCGTCCAGAGGGCGAGTTCTCTACTCCAGAGAAGCCTCAGTACAGACCGGCCGAGCGACCGAAGCAGGTTCGACCTGAGGATAACCTCAGACCGGAAGGAGAGTTCGAGAAGCCTGAGAAGCCTCAGTACAGACCGGCCGAGCGTCCGAAGCAGATCAAACCTGAAGATAACCTGCGTACTGAAGGAGAGTTCCAGGCTCCTGAGCGTCCAGAGTATCGTCCTGGGGAACGACCGAAGCCTGTGCGTCACGATGATAATCTTCGTCCCGAGGGAGACTTCGAGCGTCCCGAGAAATCTCCATTCCGACCAGCCGAGCGACCGAAGCAGGTTCGTCCTGAGGACAATCTTCGTCCAGAGGGCGATTTCTCTACTCCAGAGAAGCCTCAGTATAGACCGGCCGAGCGACCGAAGCAGGTTCGTCCTCAAGATAACCTCAAGCCCGAAGGTGATTTCGAACGACCTCAGCCTACGATTGTAGGAAAGGCCGAGAGAGCTCAGATAGTTCGTCACGAGGACAATCTGTACATGGAAGGCAACTTCGAACGTACTGAGAAAACGGTTTACATATCTGGCGAGCGACCGAAGCCCATAAGACCTGATGATAATCTTCGTCCCGAGGGAGACTTCGAGCGTCCCGAGAAATCACCATTCCGACCAGCCGAGCGACCGAAGCAGGTTCGTCCTGAGGACAATCTTCGTCCAGAGGGCGATTTCTCTACTCCAGAGAAGCCTCAGTATAGACCGGCCGAGCGTCCGAAGCAGGTTCGTCCTCAAGATAACCTCAAGCCCGAAGGTGATTTCGAACGACCTCAGCCTACGATTGTAGGAAAGGCCGAGAGAGCTCAGATAGTTCGTCACGAGGACAATCTGTACATGGAAGGCAACTTCGAACGTACTGAGAAAACGGTTTACATATCTGGCGAGCGACCGAAGCCCATAAGACCTGATGATAATCTTCGTCCCGAGGGAGACTTCGAGCGTCCCGAGAAATCACCATTCCGACCAGCCGAGCGACCGAAGCAGGTTCGTCCTGAAGACAATCTTCGTCCAGAGGGCGAGTTCTCTACTCCAGAG
Proteins encoded:
- the LOC120958519 gene encoding uncharacterized protein LOC120958519 isoform X22, encoding MGLNNRDKQAKLKTQSLLDSERAGQQTVTTVTVDHGTVAMPLESMATVSSSTANNSSSFQQSSSPSSSTTSKVQSSAVESTVQRKSSDGRVISEVREQGSKKDGPKFSTVSSMRSEANRAKQIDSFIEEIHHIASDTIGSTALIGAPAGMELPAGTVTQKTVLLSGGESARKQSYVSESVGGGHTTLQSSVSGDASQQVISTIGPSKIEISKMALDSSAVSSSSTSKVMQSSSSAITKQEQQQSSSLSSSSQSAMHSEKNVSESSAISSSHKSESKQSKSSHTTSSSSSSSSTSKLMSSAQSKAQSVSETFQSSAHGTSDSAQSGRQTDTLSMNGGRQSLSTVQSSHLPDHSTYDQKSFQLVDGDGKTRQQHDSQSYSMAQSQAPTTKIVYDSAGNQITSTSSSYQAAQGYSTSSFQTEFSDGVDLSKSAKDSSAGTAKLRQTANNQNQVLYDTAGNRITTTGSSSYQAAQGYSSSSFQSSEAMDSKSSKDYMSSTSTSTKQSHNVSTSKGMTSSSAKDSIIDSTTLDNYSVQLHDSSTGQQHSNNMLMKTESAHTVASLSSAHDALASTIQSTQLITESASEAQQRQQHSESTKTYETSSHYAQMDEESRSRRKTSEYREQRESNAAILKRKIYDEHGRRLNLIDEKIVPKDIVTADLQDDVTNVTKTSFEAKLFNPKLKRWELVDQKTILEKDITTDIPVEIVQELEVERPELANITTTIQMTKVYDAKTKQWKTIDQKKHIDVLEKITFLEESSGRSELDESERTKNMKSMDMVDRVTIKEVSDLSDQKRNQINKTSKRTDQQTIQEQCICEICTCGRHNCYNCGGGTATTQTKSSKYTATSNSENVYHQENFTSELSAQATSGRRGTWTIEDAEDHLNRRESYTIEHSSTANETSERRLTWTKDDLEKVDVTKLKADYMRPKPIKHEDNLKPEGAFTVPERAGYTPGERVKPIKPDDNLRPEGEFSTPEKLQYRPAERPKQVRPEDNLRPEGDFEKPEKPQYRPAERPKQIKPEDNLRTEGEFQAPERPEYRPGERPKPVRHDDNLRPEGDFERPEKSPFRPAERPKQVRPEDNLRPEGEFSTPEKPQYRPAERPKQVRPEDNLRPEGEFEKPEKPQYRPAERPKQIKPEDNLRTEGEFQAPERPEYRPGERPKPVRHDDNLRPEGDFERPEKSPFRPAERPKQVRPEDNLRPEGEFSTPEKPQYKSAERPKQVRPQDNLRPEGEFEKPEKPQYRPAERPKQIKPEDNLRTEGEFQAPERPEYRPGERPKPVRHDDNLRPEGDFERPEKSPFRPAERPKQVRPEDNLRPEGDFSTPEKPQYRPAERPKQVRPQDNLKPEGDFERPQPTIVGKAERAQIVRHEDNLYMEGNFERTEKTVYISGERPKPIRPDDNLRPEGDFERPEKSPFRPAERPKQVRPEDNLRPEGDFSTPEKPQYRPAERPKQVRPQDNLKPEGDFERPQPTIVGKAERAQIVRHEDNLYMEGNFERTEKTVYISGERPKPIRPDDNLRPEGDFERPEKSPFRPAERPKQVRPEDNLRPEGDFSTPEKPQYRPAERPKQVRPEDNLRPEGEFEKPEKPQYRPAERPKQIKPEDNLRTEGEFQAPERPEYRPGERPKPVRHDDNLRPEGDFERPEKSPFRPAERPKQVRPEDNLRPEGDFSTPEKPQYRPAERPKQVRPEDNLRPEGDFEKPEKPQFRPAERPKQIKPEDNLRTEGEFQAPERPEYRPGERPKPVRHDDNLRPEGDFERPEKSPFRPAERPKQVRPEDNLKPEGSFEKPEKPQYRPAERPKQVKPLDNLRPEGDFERPKPTPVGKPDRAQIVKHEDNLRVEGNFERVEKTVFVAGERPKPIKPDDNLRPEGDFMTPEKQQFRPAERPKQIKPQDNLRPEGDFERPQKSPIGPGERPKPIRHDDNLRPEGSFERPEKATFKPAERPKQIRPEDNLRTEGEFEKPEKPQFRPAERPKQVKPQDNLQIEGDYNTFKEYTEQKQRKEAILKEVHEPGIADGAVLVTTQTVTTILKGEKKQPTGRQVTSNEVHDHATRSESESFTHSHSQHQQQHHTSEQVSSSTAINRAQRIEASTNERDQTTSQRSATKHSQSIHDVSGRNVAESITNHSQHHVVNGKTVVGGMTEHQSHSSHSLKSSSSSSKVHQTSSSTMQQHSSAIKSSSSSSSSSNTHQHQDSLHQLQHGETRHTRTNGTIVTGDDGGPLPGGVQHHTREQMTGSQVSSSSSKVVIDGKVVTDKSASSKLASEKLAIDGVVVTDKSFVERQKTGFDGMESISNVQTTGQNVHGATSSNLQDTTSTSTGSHSSTKTQSQTRSTNNIIHAESSTNGHPVGRRNGSLTTSSQAGSGQMAETQVKKLIGGKWVTKTIKTESKSFAQDHHQHEAVHGDSKMVHSDHVARQQHQTQSAGTEMHSHSISTSSSSVSKSQSSSTIVSDKTVQRGVRETTVSAGSPSGRPAAGARGGSSIVLGESTIDSSSSKRQQTSTTTKLIGGKLVHVTNASDSNNNSSAGKASAQNASNAHHSSLQEQLSSQTASSTSTASNVMKSSRTSESSTTRNTSTIGQQSSTSQQQQQQYNRKNTFASSENVNNSILCRPAQTSTATTTQHAANGVAGGMSVSGSIQRKSISNLNDSAMYSTTNRTSYSSLHRRGKESAESRMQDYVKTLETGTITNRTVRGQPCPPPTLASTGLSNSSSTATASSSTSMSAANQKSLRDYHSAMNVTRSSSTKANASSISFGDDKFHGTSSYKVQYIQQHEGRCPAAAHDNMKLSKVTKQHTYYVRDKK